The genomic stretch AGCACCTTGTTCACCACGCTGTTGGGCCAGGACACGCTCGAGACGAACTTGAACGCGTCGGGCTCTCTCTCCGCGAAGCCGCCGACCACGTAGGTCAGCACCGCGGACTTCGGGTACATGTTCGGCTTCGGGTCGGCGCAGTCCTTGTCGGTGACGCACGCGTACGTCTTGGGGTCGTGCTTCATGCCGCCGAGCTTCACCATGGGGTACTTGCCGAGCACCGACGTGGGCGCCCAGTAGTAGGTGAAGATGGGCTGCTTCCGCTCATACGCCTTGGCGATGGCCGCGGCGAGGCCCGCTCCGGACCCAGGATCGAACAGTGTGAAATTGGCCTTGTCGAGCCCGTAGCCCTTGAACAGGTTGGCGTTGATGATCTGGCAGGCCCAGCCAGAAGGACAGCCGTAGAAGCGGCCCTTGCCGGGGTCTTCCTTGTCCTGGAACAGGTCCGGGCGCTTCATCACGCCCTGCAGCGTGGCAAGCTCCGGATTGTCCTTGACGACGTATTCAGGCACCCACCAGCCTTCCTCGCCGCCGTCGCTCAGAATCTCGCCGGCTTCCTTCAGGCGCCCTTCCTTCGTCGCCTTCGTCACCACCTCGCGCACGGAATTGATCCAGATCTCCGGCGCCACGTCCGGCTCCCCCTTCTCCGTCATGGAGGTCACGGTCGGCACCGTGTCACCG from Deltaproteobacteria bacterium encodes the following:
- a CDS encoding ABC transporter substrate-binding protein, whose translation is MRLRIASLMAGAFLVLALAASAQAKCGKVTISEMNWDSAAVAAQVEAMILNKGYGCQAELVPGDTVPTVTSMTEKGEPDVAPEIWINSVREVVTKATKEGRLKEAGEILSDGGEEGWWVPEYVVKDNPELATLQGVMKRPDLFQDKEDPGKGRFYGCPSGWACQIINANLFKGYGLDKANFTLFDPGSGAGLAAAIAKAYERKQPIFTYYWAPTSVLGKYPMVKLGGMKHDPKTYACVTDKDCADPKPNMYPKSAVLTYVVGGFAEREPDAFKFVSSVSWPNSVVNKVLAWKADNKADAKETAEHFLKNYENLWTKWVSADVAAKVKAGM